From a single Myxocyprinus asiaticus isolate MX2 ecotype Aquarium Trade chromosome 33, UBuf_Myxa_2, whole genome shotgun sequence genomic region:
- the LOC127424181 gene encoding glucose-induced degradation protein 8-A homolog isoform X1, with amino-acid sequence MFVVITCHVSHIYYSAFMMSYSEKPDVTKEEWMDKLNNVHIQRADMNRLIMNYLVTEGFKEAAEKFRMESGIEPNVDLDSLDERIKIREMVLKGQIQEAIALINSLHPELLDTNRYLYFHLQQQHLIELIRLRETEAALEFAQSQLAEQGEESRECLTEMERTLALLAFDNPEGSPFGDLLNTMQRQKVWSEVNQAVLDYENRESTPKLAKLLKLLLWAQNELDQKKVKYSRMTDLSKGTIEGSK; translated from the exons ATGTTTGTTGTTATTACATGTCATGTTTCCCATATCTACTACAGCGCATTCATGATGAGTTATTCAGAAAAGCCTGATGTTACAAAGGAGGAATGGATGGATAAGCTGAATAACGTGCACATTCAGAGGGCGGATATGAACAGGCTCATCATGAACTATCTTGTAACGG AGGGCTTTAAAGAGGCTGCAGAGAAATTCCGTATGGAATCTGGGATTGAACCAAATGTGGATCTGGACTCTCTGGATGAGAGGATAAAGATCAGAGAGATGGTTCTGAAAGGTCAGATCCAGGAAGCCATTGCACTCATTAACAGCCTCCACCCAGAGCTCCTTGACACCAATCGATACCTCTACTTTCACCTTCAG CAGCAGCATCTGATTGAGCTGATCCGTCTGCGGGAGACTGAGGCAGCGCTGGAGTTTGCACAGTCGCAGCTGGCTGAACAGGGGGAGGAGAGCAGAGAATGTCTTACTGAGATGGAGCGGACCTTGGCACTACTCGCTTTTGACAACCCTGAAGGATCTCCATTTGGAGACCTGCTCAACACGATGCAGAGGCaaaag GTGTGGAGTGAAGTGAACCAGGCTGTTCTAGATTATGAGAACAGGGAATCTACTCCGAAATTAGCAAAGCTACTGAAGCTCTTACTGTGGGCTCAGAATGAACTGGACCAGAAAAAAGTGAAATACTCCAGAATGACAGACCTCAGCAAGGGCACCATTGAGGGCTCCAAGTAG
- the LOC127424181 gene encoding glucose-induced degradation protein 8-A homolog isoform X2, whose protein sequence is MFVVITCHVSHIYYSAFMMSYSEKPDVTKEEWMDKLNNVHIQRADMNRLIMNYLVTEGFKEAAEKFRMESGIEPNVDLDSLDERIKIREMVLKGQIQEAIALINSLHPELLDTNRYLYFHLQQHLIELIRLRETEAALEFAQSQLAEQGEESRECLTEMERTLALLAFDNPEGSPFGDLLNTMQRQKVWSEVNQAVLDYENRESTPKLAKLLKLLLWAQNELDQKKVKYSRMTDLSKGTIEGSK, encoded by the exons ATGTTTGTTGTTATTACATGTCATGTTTCCCATATCTACTACAGCGCATTCATGATGAGTTATTCAGAAAAGCCTGATGTTACAAAGGAGGAATGGATGGATAAGCTGAATAACGTGCACATTCAGAGGGCGGATATGAACAGGCTCATCATGAACTATCTTGTAACGG AGGGCTTTAAAGAGGCTGCAGAGAAATTCCGTATGGAATCTGGGATTGAACCAAATGTGGATCTGGACTCTCTGGATGAGAGGATAAAGATCAGAGAGATGGTTCTGAAAGGTCAGATCCAGGAAGCCATTGCACTCATTAACAGCCTCCACCCAGAGCTCCTTGACACCAATCGATACCTCTACTTTCACCTTCAG CAGCATCTGATTGAGCTGATCCGTCTGCGGGAGACTGAGGCAGCGCTGGAGTTTGCACAGTCGCAGCTGGCTGAACAGGGGGAGGAGAGCAGAGAATGTCTTACTGAGATGGAGCGGACCTTGGCACTACTCGCTTTTGACAACCCTGAAGGATCTCCATTTGGAGACCTGCTCAACACGATGCAGAGGCaaaag GTGTGGAGTGAAGTGAACCAGGCTGTTCTAGATTATGAGAACAGGGAATCTACTCCGAAATTAGCAAAGCTACTGAAGCTCTTACTGTGGGCTCAGAATGAACTGGACCAGAAAAAAGTGAAATACTCCAGAATGACAGACCTCAGCAAGGGCACCATTGAGGGCTCCAAGTAG
- the LOC127424181 gene encoding glucose-induced degradation protein 8-A homolog isoform X3: MMSYSEKPDVTKEEWMDKLNNVHIQRADMNRLIMNYLVTEGFKEAAEKFRMESGIEPNVDLDSLDERIKIREMVLKGQIQEAIALINSLHPELLDTNRYLYFHLQQQHLIELIRLRETEAALEFAQSQLAEQGEESRECLTEMERTLALLAFDNPEGSPFGDLLNTMQRQKVWSEVNQAVLDYENRESTPKLAKLLKLLLWAQNELDQKKVKYSRMTDLSKGTIEGSK; encoded by the exons ATGATGAGTTATTCAGAAAAGCCTGATGTTACAAAGGAGGAATGGATGGATAAGCTGAATAACGTGCACATTCAGAGGGCGGATATGAACAGGCTCATCATGAACTATCTTGTAACGG AGGGCTTTAAAGAGGCTGCAGAGAAATTCCGTATGGAATCTGGGATTGAACCAAATGTGGATCTGGACTCTCTGGATGAGAGGATAAAGATCAGAGAGATGGTTCTGAAAGGTCAGATCCAGGAAGCCATTGCACTCATTAACAGCCTCCACCCAGAGCTCCTTGACACCAATCGATACCTCTACTTTCACCTTCAG CAGCAGCATCTGATTGAGCTGATCCGTCTGCGGGAGACTGAGGCAGCGCTGGAGTTTGCACAGTCGCAGCTGGCTGAACAGGGGGAGGAGAGCAGAGAATGTCTTACTGAGATGGAGCGGACCTTGGCACTACTCGCTTTTGACAACCCTGAAGGATCTCCATTTGGAGACCTGCTCAACACGATGCAGAGGCaaaag GTGTGGAGTGAAGTGAACCAGGCTGTTCTAGATTATGAGAACAGGGAATCTACTCCGAAATTAGCAAAGCTACTGAAGCTCTTACTGTGGGCTCAGAATGAACTGGACCAGAAAAAAGTGAAATACTCCAGAATGACAGACCTCAGCAAGGGCACCATTGAGGGCTCCAAGTAG